The genomic DNA TGAAGTGTACATCATCAGTCGGAGCTTTTTTGGTATGCATCATGGTAAAGAGAGTGCTGCCACCGAAAAGCTTGGCTACATTAATACCGTCAACTTTAGAAACATTGTCGTAAAATTCCGCCGGTTGTCGGAAATCTGATATTTCCAATTCTCTTTTTTGGATCAGAGTTCGAACGGTTGCTGTTTCGGTGGTTCCAATATTTCTGAATGAATCTGGGGCATTGGGATCAAAAGGTTTCCAATAGTCGGCAAAACGAACCGCATGAAGGTATTCTTCTAACTTCATTTCTTGAACCTGATAAGGACCAGACCCAGCATCGTTGGTGAGAAGCCATCTTTTCCCGTAATCTCCTAAATCACCGTATTCATCATTTTGTTCAATATTTGCCATAACCAAGTCCTTGTTTAAAACATAGAGGCGAACTAATGAGTATAAAAAGGGACCAAAGGTTTTTTTAAGTTTAAAGGTTACCGTATAATCATCATTGGCTTCGACGCTATCGATAACCGGTTTAAAAATATAACTATAACCTTGTCCAATTGCCAGCAACCGGTCCATAGAAAATTTCACATCTTCGGCTTTTAGATCGCTACCATCGTGAAACTTTACTCCGGAACGTAGTTTGAAGACATAGGTTAAGCCATCTTCAGAGATTGTCCATGATTCAGCCAAATGTGGAATGACTTCTCCATCATGAGTTGGAAATACTAAAGTGTCATATAAATTTGCTACTGAAACCGAGCTGGCAAAGTCAGCAGCAATAGCTGGATCAATATAACAAGGCCAAGCATTGGTCAGACGAACGGTTTTTTCAGACGCTGAAGCAGCCATTGCAACTCCTGAAAAAACAAAAAAACATAAAACCACAGATAAAATCCAAATAGAATAACGATTTTTCATTCAATTCCCTCCCAAAGAATTTAAATTAAAATATTTTCAAGGATACCTTAATATACCAGATTTCTCAACCATTATCTTTCTATATCACGAAATTTCCATGATCCAAGATGGTTTTTCCATCAAACTTAACTGTTGGATTGGTGACGATACCATCATCGTGAGTTTTCGATTCGATCTTTCCACCCATATCGGTGTTCATACCAAAAGCAATATGAATGGTTCGGAAAGCTTTTTCGTCTTCTAAAATATTCCCGGTTACTCGAGCTTTTTCATTGGTTCCAATACCGAGCTCGGCGACCCAGTAAGCGTTGGGATCATCTAAAGATTGAAGATGTCGCTCAAATTGGGCAGCTTCTGCTCCCCCCTCGAACTTGATGGCTCTGCCATCCTGAATGGTTATCCGAATCGGGGCTGATAATAATCCTAATGGTGATTGAGAGCCATCAACTATCACTACCCCATTGACTGATTCTTCAACCGGTGCAATATAGGCTTCTCCAGCGGGTAAATTTCCCCAACGACCTTTTTCCCGATAGATTCCATCATCAGGAGGAAGACCAGGCTTCCTTCCTATTAAACTCATCACCAGGTGGGTTCCCAATTCAGTGGTTATTTCGACTTTCTGAGTTGATTCCATCAGTTTGGTCAATTTCCAACTCAATTCAGATACTTTTTGATAATCGGCAGTCATGGCTCCAACGGTCATGATATCTTCGGTAATCCCTGGCAAACTGGCAATCCGAACTCCCTGATTGGTTGCATCAACTCGGGCATGGGTGTGAGTTAAGCTTTTCGTAGTAATCAGAAGGGCAACATCACTGGAAAGCATAGCTGCTCGTACTTCTGGGGGCGGCTCTTGGGCGTGATGGTCTCGAGGAGTCATGACCATCAAAGTAGCATCTATCCCTAAGGAATGAAAAGCATACAGAAAACTTTCAGCGATAGCTAATTTTCCAGTATCGGTAACAACGAGAGCGTTTTCACCTGGTTGAGCACCCATGCAGTCACGGACGGCTATCATGGCAGCTTTCATAAGAGGAGTTAGATTCATATTTCGCCTCACCTCAGCTTTTGCCAAGTTTTTGAGCTAAAAGTTTCAATTCAGGGTCAATGATCTGTCCTTTGTCAATAATGAGTGTTCCATCTAACCATACCGAGGTATTAAGGCAGATTCCATCAGAATGTGAAGGTGCCGGAATCCCATCAGGTGGAAGCAAGATGGCTCCAATGTTGCCTACACCCCATTCAGTACAACCCCAAACTCGTTCA from Candidatus Atribacteria bacterium ADurb.Bin276 includes the following:
- the nicX_1 gene encoding 2,5-dihydroxypyridine 5,6-dioxygenase encodes the protein MNLTPLMKAAMIAVRDCMGAQPGENALVVTDTGKLAIAESFLYAFHSLGIDATLMVMTPRDHHAQEPPPEVRAAMLSSDVALLITTKSLTHTHARVDATNQGVRIASLPGITEDIMTVGAMTADYQKVSELSWKLTKLMESTQKVEITTELGTHLVMSLIGRKPGLPPDDGIYREKGRWGNLPAGEAYIAPVEESVNGVVIVDGSQSPLGLLSAPIRITIQDGRAIKFEGGAEAAQFERHLQSLDDPNAYWVAELGIGTNEKARVTGNILEDEKAFRTIHIAFGMNTDMGGKIESKTHDDGIVTNPTVKFDGKTILDHGNFVI